The region CGCAACCTGCTGGAATTCGGCGAGATGTCGGTCGACGACATCATGGTGCCCCGCGCCGACATCTATGCCGTGGCCAACACCATTTCGCTGGACGAGCTGGTCGCGACCTTCGTCGAATGCGAGCATTCGCGCCTGGTCGTCTACAGCGAGTCGCTCGACGATGTAATCGGCATGGTCCATGTCAAGGACGTGCTGCGTTACTGGGCCAGGCGCGACAAGTTCCAGATCCAGGCGATCCTCAAGCCGGTGCTGTTCGTGCCCCCGTCCCTGTCCCTGCGCGAAGTCCTGGCCCGCATCCAGGAGGAGCATTCGCACCTGGCCATCGTGATCGACGAATACGGCGGCACCGACGGCCTGCTGACGATCGAGGACCTGGTCGAGGAAATCGTCGGCGACATCGAGGACGAACACGACGAGGTCGAGGCCCCGATGTTCCACATCGGCGCGGACGGCGTCGTCGATGCCGATGCGCGGACCCCGGTCGAGGACGTCGAGGCCGCCCTGGAAACCCGCCTGGCCCTGGAAGACCTGGAAGAGGACATCGACACCCTGGGCGGGCTGGTGGTGTCGTTGGCCGGCCGGGTGCCCGAGGCGGGCGACCGGGTGAGCCATCCCAGCGGCATCGAATTCGAGGTGGTCGACGCCGACCCGCGCCAGCTCAAGCGCCTGCGCATCCACCGCCCCGAAGTCGAGGCCGCGGCGGCCGAAGCGGGATGATGCAGGCCCGCCGATCCTGCGTCCTTCGACAAGCTCAGGATGAGGAAAGTTTTTGTGGCAATAAGATTGTCCTCATGGTGAGCCTGTCGAACCACGCAACCCGACCGATCCCAGGTAGCCCTCTCCGCCCTTCAGGGGGGAGAGGGTGGGGTGAGGTGGGTGGCTGGCGAAAAGTGCGATCTGTCCCGTCGGTTTGGAGCGACCGTCGATCATGACCCATCTCATCGAGACGATCGCCGGCCTGGCCGGCTGGCGACGCGCGCTGGTGGCAGTGCTCGCCGGGGCCCTGTCGGTGCCGGCCTTGCCGCCGTTCAACGTCTGGCCGGCGCTGTTCGTCACCCTGCCGGTGCT is a window of Oleomonas cavernae DNA encoding:
- a CDS encoding hemolysin family protein, producing MSDSGSSSRPPRDANMSGWLNWLKGIARGKPEQSLRESLEDIIDEHEEAAAHAPDQGEREMIRNLLEFGEMSVDDIMVPRADIYAVANTISLDELVATFVECEHSRLVVYSESLDDVIGMVHVKDVLRYWARRDKFQIQAILKPVLFVPPSLSLREVLARIQEEHSHLAIVIDEYGGTDGLLTIEDLVEEIVGDIEDEHDEVEAPMFHIGADGVVDADARTPVEDVEAALETRLALEDLEEDIDTLGGLVVSLAGRVPEAGDRVSHPSGIEFEVVDADPRQLKRLRIHRPEVEAAAAEAG